The following proteins are encoded in a genomic region of Arachis ipaensis cultivar K30076 chromosome B02, Araip1.1, whole genome shotgun sequence:
- the LOC107627028 gene encoding uncharacterized protein LOC107627028, whose protein sequence is MKRSSKVVHLESDSETEEEKSDNPGQKEDTMEEDPEEKLNPCGGPKVEYVPYSPILAPRRVLVHPTQRNQVFTARKGVGGRPLGMSSSSPTLCRCTPTSRTSLCPQQVCQRVCILISGRSYLANLVCLPLVGLDIILGMDWLNENRVLLDCFKRKSIFPSQSIRDTRDLPRSSEDTSTRQEYALLNSVKADSHQEFCEIPVVHDFSDVFPEDIPSFPPTREVEFSIELIPGTGPISRAPYRMTPVELTELKNQLEELLQKGCIRPSVSPWGAPVLFVKEKGRQNASLRGL, encoded by the exons ATGAAGCGGTCATCCAAGGTGGTACACCTTGAGTCCGACTCCGAGACCGAAGAAGAGAAATCCGACAACCCTGGCCAGAAGGAAGACACCATGGAGGAGGACCCAGAGGAGAAGTTGAACCCTTGTGGAGGCCCAAAGGTGGAATACGTGCCCTACTCCCCCATTTTGGCACCCCGTCGAGTTTTGGTTCATCCCACGCAACGGAACCAGGTCTTCACTGCACGAAAGGGTGTTGGAGGGAGACCCCTG GGAATGTCCAGCAGTTCCCCCACCCTCTGCCGATGCACCCCAACGTCAAGGACGAGTCTTTGCCCTCAGCAGGTCTGTCAGAGGGTGTGCATCCTCATTTCAGGTAGATCATACCTTGCTAACCTAGTGTGCCTCCCTTTAGTAGGATTAGACATCATCCTAGGAATGGACTGGCTCAACGAAAACCGAGTCTTGTTAGATTGTTTTAAGAGAAAATCCATCTTCCCTTCTCAATCCATACGAGACACACGTGACCTTCCAAGATCCTCCGAAGACACCAGTACGAGGCAAGAATATGCCTTGCTAAATTCGGTAAAAGCAGACTCCCATCAGGAGTTCTGTGAGATACCAGTAGTACACGACTTTTCAGATGTCTTTCCCGAAGATATACCCTCGTTTCCCCCAACACGAGAGGTTGAGTTCTCCATAGAATTGATACCTGGGACAGGGCCAATCTCCAGAGCCCCTTACCGGATGACTCCAGTGGAGCTCACTGAACTAAAGAACCAACTAGAGGAGCTGCTGCAAAAAGGATGCATCAGACCAAGCGTCTCTCCCTGGGGAGCTCCAGTATTGTTTGTGAAGGAAAAAGGACGGCAGAATGCGTCTCTGCGTGGACTATAG